The nucleotide sequence GGGAAAAGCGGCTGAGATGCAGCCACTCTTCCTCCAAGTTCACCTTCCAAGTCCATCGGGAACCGGACTAGGCAGCACGCCGAATCTCTTCCATGTTTTGATTGATCTGCTTTCCGGCATCGTCGGCCAATTTGAGCGACAGGTCGGCTATCCGACGGCTGCTCTCCAGAACAGTTCCCACGGTTTCGCGCACCAAGTCAGTTTGTACGGCCGCAACCTCCTGAGGAGTTCGGCAGGCCCATAATTCGTTCATACGGTCCATGTTCTTCTCGACTTGATGTCGAACCAACTGCAAGTATTCCCGAGACATCCCGCCCATCACATTGGCAGCAGCGGTGCTTGCGTAAAGTATGGTTTGGGCGTTGCGGGCCGATCGTTCAGTTGCCTGTTGCACCCCGTCTCCTGACAAGCCCAGCGTGCGACCCAACTGCTCGGT is from Bradyrhizobium sp. AZCC 2176 and encodes:
- a CDS encoding phasin family protein, with product MANPRQEEKSTQGMEDAARRASERTAEQTSRIGQAAAETGEEVARASANLLKQNAETVQNVWRFGLDMANTVMGRSTEQLGRTLGLSGDGVQQATERSARNAQTILYASTAAANVMGGMSREYLQLVRHQVEKNMDRMNELWACRTPQEVAAVQTDLVRETVGTVLESSRRIADLSLKLADDAGKQINQNMEEIRRAA